Proteins encoded in a region of the Rutidosis leptorrhynchoides isolate AG116_Rl617_1_P2 chromosome 9, CSIRO_AGI_Rlap_v1, whole genome shotgun sequence genome:
- the LOC139865853 gene encoding putative glucose-6-phosphate 1-epimerase, whose translation MADNNTHNNNNNIIKEGDRSPRIILHEPTGSTVEVLLNGAQVISWKNERREELLFMSSKAVWKPPKPVRGGIPICFPQFANFGTLEEHGFARNRLWELDDDPSPLSPANNQSTADLILKPTEEDLKTWPYRYELRLRVTVSAGKLTLIPRVRNVDTKAFSFTLALRNYFSVSDVSEVRVEGLETLDYFDNLLKKERYTEQADAITFDGEIDRVYLSTPTKIAIIDHEKKRTIVLRKEGMVDAVLWNPWDKKAKAISDLGDEDYKTMLCLDAAAVENPINLKPCEEWKGRQELSIVSSSYFSGQLDPQKVINGLR comes from the exons ATGGCCGATAATAATActcacaataacaataataatataattaaagaaGGCGATCGATCACCTAGAATTATACTGCATGAACCTACCGGATCAACCGTTGAG GTACTCTTGAATGGGGCTCAGGTTATTTCGTGGAAGAATGAACGCAGAGAAGAACTACTTTTCATGAGCAGCAAG GCAGTTTGGAAGCCACCTAAACCCGTCAGAGGTGGCATACCAATATGCTTTCCACAG TTTGCGAATTTTGGTACACTGGAGGAACATGGATTTGCCAGGAACAGGCTATGGGAGTTAGATGATGATCCTTCTCCATTATCTCCAGCTAATAATCAATCCACTGCAGATCTTATATTAAAACCAACAGAAGAGGATCTGAAAACATGGCCGTATAG ATATGAATTGCGGCTTCGCGTTACTGTCAGTGCTGGCAAGCTAACTTTGATCCCTCGTGTGCGAAATGTAGATACCAAGGCGTTCTCGTTTACCCTTGCTCTGCGTAATTATTTTTCTGTATCTGATGTCAG TGAAGTGCGTGTTGAGGGCTTAGAGACACTGGATTATTTTGATAATCTATTGAAAAAAGAAAGGTACACAGAACAGGCAGATGCCATTACTTTTGATGGCGAG ATTGATCGTGTATATCTAAGTACACCTACTAAAATCGCCATAATTGACCATGAGAAGAAGAGAACAATTGTCTTACGTAAAGAAGGCATGGTGGatgcag TTTTATGGAATCCATGGGATAAAAAGGCGAAAGCAATTTCCGATTTGGGTGATGAAGACTATAAAACTATGCTATGTCTTGATGCTGCAGCTGTCGAAAACCCTATTAACTTGAAACCGTGTGAAGAATGGAAAGGTCGTCAAGAACTGTCTATAGTATCCTCAAGTTATTTCAGTGGGCAGTTGGACCCACAGAAGGTTATTAATGGCTTACGCTGA